One stretch of Lactobacillus sp. ESL0791 DNA includes these proteins:
- a CDS encoding LysM domain-containing protein: MSTYPRIAWATSMTPSNPEHYQELLKHHVKSMIICLHLSGVKTYEVAEKHTKAAKKAGMSAHAGLITDLTNPLDDARCFYRTYKKLGYSSAAKVVIFCMHSNTVNKREEKLQELLRYIACFVDKAKIDITFNKNYLQKFEDVAKGYNLTIFNPGSLNAGVKNAGTWIYTNTFANHTQYLGYDFYGFYTGNSGFQLSWLDDEYIAKPGDTWVTVATLYDIWLPDLLKLNSAKYDDLVVPGQHIKVR, encoded by the coding sequence ATGAGCACATATCCCCGCATCGCCTGGGCCACGTCGATGACGCCCAGCAATCCCGAGCATTATCAAGAACTGTTGAAGCATCATGTCAAAAGTATGATCATTTGTCTGCATTTAAGCGGCGTTAAAACTTATGAAGTCGCGGAAAAACATACCAAAGCCGCAAAAAAAGCCGGTATGAGTGCCCATGCGGGGCTGATCACCGACTTAACTAATCCACTGGACGATGCCCGCTGTTTTTATCGCACTTACAAAAAATTGGGCTACAGTAGCGCTGCCAAAGTCGTAATCTTCTGTATGCATTCAAATACAGTAAACAAGCGTGAAGAAAAGCTGCAGGAATTATTGCGCTACATTGCTTGCTTTGTCGACAAGGCCAAGATTGACATTACTTTCAACAAAAACTACTTGCAGAAATTCGAAGATGTTGCAAAAGGTTATAACCTCACTATCTTCAATCCCGGCAGCTTAAATGCTGGCGTCAAGAATGCCGGAACCTGGATTTATACCAACACGTTCGCAAACCACACCCAGTATCTTGGTTATGACTTTTACGGCTTTTACACGGGCAACAGCGGCTTCCAGCTGTCCTGGCTCGATGACGAGTATATTGCCAAGCCTGGCGACACCTGGGTGACGGTGGCCACACTTTATGACATCTGGCTGCCTGACCTCTTAAAATTAAATAGCGCCAAATATGACGACTTGGTTGTCCCTGGTCAACATATCAAGGTGCGGTAG